One Methanobrevibacter arboriphilus JCM 13429 = DSM 1125 DNA segment encodes these proteins:
- a CDS encoding beta strand repeat-containing protein codes for MKKNNFFIISALLIICLFLGLASVSAASSDIYVSPSGNDSSNNGTVDSPYQSIGKAVNQSHDSSNVNIYLDEGTYRGKGNNTEIVINKAHVSQGGSISIIGKGKDKTFIDGDSISFIFDIKADSIVYLHNLTIRNCKSTNGGAIINSGNLSINNCNFENNYATSYGGAIYSEYGANLNIVNSVFNNNYAASYGGAIFGYIIKLNNCNFTNNIVDSNIIYSSDANSFVYNCYFINNTINSTSSWIYSTLYMNGGSIVNNTFINCSAPNSDSTPILYIGGNIYLKNNTVINCFNKNNLSFIKSDWANFNSNLTFLGNSTVNVNKPSNIRLNALLTDDMGNAISGGTVYFIINGILNKSNSTNASGIATYTFTQLFNDGLYVVSGYVGSENVTSVRTGVINVTINRDSVTYYVSNSGNDDSGDGTEDNPFKTIQNAINRGFAVSIYPTIIIKDGVYKGIGNVNMSFNDLGILTIIGSANTILDGEVQNWLFKFGSYTQVNLANLTIANFSGKDTYPQEYIMQFSTGFNITNCNFVNNTNYTLIYDGSSATKNLVNCNFINNFNMTNLVSLGYNSFLNNCSFINNSGVKSDARTTILYIHNGTVSNSKFINNTITANDYYTAILYIHSSAQSYNNKFINNTILESVQSYTGGTTLQGNVNSINDYFENNIAIRGGAVSGSGNFTNTTFKNNKALQYGGAIYLNGLLNLINCTFSNNNATLNGKDIYVYGYTSGLTYTGGKIDGFGLVFKSINTTLIRNYLIANFVNDDGIVIGGTNVSFYANGTYLGVAELINGEAKLNVVGLNNGIYQITGEYQGAGNDTSITSGVLNISSSILDSLDVYVATNGSDTNGTGSIDNPFATIIKAINVGLERTQNLRVHLAEGTYSGSGNVNITLPGSVNLTIVGAGMNKTILYGDSVNWAFFNNFGECVSTIANLTIDKFNTQGSSKGGATSGFGIVHNLGNLIVEGCNFKNSNGTALVNERDSAGNRDVTLASYWGNLTVKNCYFTNNTGGYNGGALANFANAYIYNSVFDANNCTNYGSEIFTGYYTQNTTYTYLVNTTIKNTLQNKSNSGAVYLGGENVFINCSFINNIKSMGISGSSGIVKISLIGSVFNNTGNFYIYAGNLWNIVNSTFENIDSGIGIGYTGITSYISGSTFKNITGGLTLNGNTSIKDSCIYVPLTLSRGGLYVYDLDYNWWGNNSKPEPIMGAGSSNITINLNYWIVMALVNTGTPGLTQNISVVSRAIDNNETLHYYDTSNIPIPPEDKEFILEVVNDTGSITPNEGNVSDSGFNSTFTGNDYGNHTVKATFKNFNASKTFEIYKLETTANVTVSNPKGKNGSTIIITANVKDNQGNPVNGGIVEFFFNGKSLGNVTVENGVAVFNWVINEPNVSHEVYAEYHKNDVYNGSVQTTPFEVLTIPTNITTDLSKTNGNRGDKVLITVNVRDNNGILVNSGFVEVYVNGVYLGTFDVVGGKAYVNWTVSGNPGKVSVIANYTDDYTYVDNQKNTSFEINKIKTSTSMSNSKGTYGKNTVLKATLKDANGKAIVGRYVKFYVNNKYVGQAKTNSQGLAALNYKVKNTGSLTIKAISVSDSTYQSSTHSSKLSVPKLSKVKIKNSYAVKGKKITFKTLLANLGPDKSSFVISYKLPKGVKLLKRSLSSGLVKYNKRTGILSWTVKNLKLSKSKSALLTVSLSAKKGKYYIKNSVKKSAGSVVYGNNALKNIKVK; via the coding sequence TTGAAAAAGAATAATTTTTTCATCATTAGTGCTTTACTTATAATATGTTTATTTTTAGGGTTAGCTAGTGTCTCTGCTGCTTCAAGTGACATTTATGTTTCACCTAGTGGTAATGATTCATCTAATAATGGTACTGTTGATAGCCCTTATCAATCTATTGGTAAAGCTGTTAATCAGTCACATGATTCTAGTAATGTTAATATTTATTTAGATGAAGGTACTTATCGTGGTAAAGGTAATAATACTGAAATTGTGATTAATAAAGCTCATGTTAGTCAAGGTGGAAGTATAAGTATCATTGGTAAGGGTAAAGATAAAACTTTTATTGATGGTGATTCTATTAGCTTTATATTTGATATAAAAGCTGATTCTATTGTTTATTTGCATAATCTAACTATTCGTAATTGTAAAAGTACTAATGGTGGAGCAATAATTAATAGTGGGAATTTATCAATTAATAATTGTAATTTTGAAAATAACTATGCAACATCTTATGGTGGTGCAATTTACAGTGAGTATGGTGCTAATTTAAATATTGTTAATTCTGTATTTAATAATAATTATGCAGCATCTTATGGTGGAGCGATCTTTGGTTACATAATAAAACTTAATAATTGTAATTTTACAAATAACATTGTAGATTCTAATATTATTTATTCATCAGATGCAAATTCATTTGTATACAATTGTTATTTTATTAATAACACTATAAATAGTACTAGTTCTTGGATTTATAGTACTCTGTATATGAATGGAGGTTCTATAGTAAATAATACATTTATAAACTGTTCAGCTCCAAATAGCGATTCAACTCCTATTTTATACATTGGGGGAAATATCTACCTTAAAAACAATACTGTAATTAACTGTTTTAATAAAAATAATCTGAGCTTTATTAAGTCTGACTGGGCTAATTTCAATTCTAATCTGACTTTTTTAGGCAATTCAACTGTCAATGTTAATAAACCAAGTAATATTCGCTTAAATGCTCTTTTAACTGATGATATGGGCAATGCTATTAGTGGTGGAACTGTCTATTTTATTATAAATGGTATTTTAAATAAAAGTAATTCTACTAATGCAAGTGGTATAGCCACTTATACATTCACACAGTTATTCAATGATGGTTTGTATGTTGTTTCAGGTTATGTAGGTTCTGAAAATGTAACTTCTGTTAGAACTGGTGTTATAAATGTAACTATTAATAGGGATTCTGTCACTTACTATGTTTCTAATAGTGGAAATGATGATTCTGGAGATGGAACTGAGGATAACCCATTTAAAACAATTCAAAATGCTATTAATAGAGGTTTTGCAGTTTCAATATATCCAACTATTATTATTAAAGATGGTGTCTATAAGGGTATTGGTAATGTTAATATGTCTTTCAATGATTTAGGAATATTAACTATTATTGGTAGTGCTAATACTATTTTAGATGGTGAAGTTCAAAACTGGTTGTTTAAATTTGGTTCTTATACTCAAGTGAATTTAGCGAATTTAACTATTGCAAATTTTAGTGGTAAAGATACATATCCTCAAGAATATATTATGCAATTTAGTACAGGTTTTAATATTACTAATTGTAATTTTGTAAATAATACAAATTATACTCTTATATATGACGGATCTAGTGCAACTAAAAATTTAGTTAATTGTAATTTTATTAATAATTTCAATATGACTAACTTAGTTTCTTTAGGATATAATAGCTTCCTTAATAATTGCTCATTTATAAATAATTCTGGAGTTAAATCTGACGCAAGAACTACTATACTTTATATACATAATGGTACAGTTAGTAATTCTAAATTTATTAATAATACTATAACTGCAAATGATTATTATACTGCCATTCTATATATTCATTCTTCTGCACAAAGTTATAATAATAAATTTATTAATAACACTATTTTAGAATCTGTACAATCTTATACTGGAGGTACAACACTACAAGGAAATGTGAATAGTATTAATGACTATTTTGAAAATAATATTGCTATTCGTGGTGGTGCAGTATCTGGCTCTGGAAACTTCACAAATACAACTTTTAAAAATAATAAAGCTTTACAATATGGTGGAGCTATTTACTTAAATGGCTTATTAAACTTGATAAACTGTACTTTTTCAAATAATAATGCTACATTAAATGGTAAAGATATTTATGTATATGGATATACTTCTGGATTAACATATACTGGTGGGAAAATTGATGGATTTGGTTTGGTTTTTAAATCTATTAATACTACTTTAATTAGAAATTATTTAATAGCTAATTTTGTAAATGATGATGGTATTGTTATTGGTGGAACAAATGTTTCATTCTATGCTAATGGTACTTATCTTGGTGTTGCAGAGTTAATAAATGGAGAAGCTAAATTAAATGTTGTAGGCTTAAATAATGGAATTTATCAAATAACTGGTGAATATCAAGGTGCTGGAAATGATACTTCAATTACATCAGGTGTTTTAAATATCTCTTCTAGTATTTTAGACTCTTTAGATGTTTATGTTGCAACTAATGGTAGTGATACTAATGGTACTGGTTCTATAGATAATCCTTTTGCTACAATTATTAAAGCTATAAATGTTGGTTTGGAGAGAACTCAAAACCTTAGAGTGCATCTTGCAGAAGGAACATATTCTGGTAGTGGAAATGTTAATATTACTTTACCTGGGTCTGTTAATCTTACTATTGTAGGGGCTGGAATGAATAAAACTATTCTTTATGGCGATTCTGTAAATTGGGCTTTCTTTAATAATTTTGGTGAATGTGTATCAACTATTGCTAATTTAACTATTGATAAGTTTAATACTCAAGGGTCATCAAAAGGAGGTGCAACATCTGGGTTTGGTATTGTTCATAATTTAGGTAATCTAATTGTTGAAGGTTGTAATTTTAAAAATAGCAATGGAACTGCTTTAGTTAATGAACGTGATTCTGCTGGAAATAGAGATGTTACTTTAGCTAGCTATTGGGGTAATTTAACTGTAAAAAATTGTTACTTTACAAATAATACTGGAGGTTATAATGGTGGTGCTTTAGCTAATTTTGCTAATGCATATATTTACAATTCTGTATTTGATGCAAATAATTGTACTAATTATGGCTCAGAAATTTTCACAGGATATTATACTCAAAATACTACTTATACTTATTTAGTGAATACAACTATAAAAAATACTTTACAGAATAAGTCTAATAGTGGTGCTGTTTATCTTGGTGGAGAAAATGTATTTATAAATTGTAGCTTTATTAACAATATTAAAAGTATGGGTATTAGTGGTTCTAGTGGTATTGTAAAAATTTCCTTAATTGGTTCTGTTTTCAATAATACTGGCAACTTCTATATTTATGCTGGTAATTTATGGAATATTGTTAATTCTACATTTGAGAATATCGATTCTGGTATCGGTATTGGTTACACTGGTATAACTAGCTATATTTCAGGCAGTACTTTTAAAAATATCACTGGGGGCTTAACTTTAAATGGAAATACTTCTATAAAGGATTCTTGTATATATGTTCCTTTAACACTTTCAAGAGGAGGTCTTTATGTATATGATTTAGATTATAATTGGTGGGGAAACAATTCCAAACCTGAACCTATAATGGGTGCTGGTAGTTCTAATATTACTATTAACCTTAATTATTGGATTGTTATGGCTTTAGTTAATACTGGTACTCCTGGTTTAACTCAGAATATTAGCGTTGTTTCAAGAGCTATTGATAATAATGAAACTTTACATTATTATGATACTAGCAATATTCCTATTCCTCCTGAAGATAAGGAGTTTATTTTAGAAGTTGTTAATGATACTGGTTCTATAACACCAAACGAAGGTAATGTTAGTGATTCTGGATTTAACTCTACTTTCACAGGTAATGATTATGGTAATCATACTGTAAAAGCTACTTTTAAAAATTTCAATGCTTCAAAAACATTTGAAATATATAAATTAGAAACTACTGCTAATGTTACAGTTTCTAATCCTAAAGGTAAAAATGGCAGTACTATTATTATCACAGCAAATGTGAAAGATAATCAAGGTAATCCTGTTAATGGAGGTATTGTCGAATTTTTCTTCAATGGAAAATCATTAGGAAATGTCACTGTTGAAAATGGCGTAGCTGTTTTTAATTGGGTTATTAATGAGCCTAATGTTTCTCATGAAGTATATGCAGAATATCATAAAAATGATGTTTATAATGGGTCTGTTCAAACAACACCATTTGAAGTTTTAACTATCCCTACTAACATAACTACAGATTTATCTAAAACAAATGGTAATCGTGGTGATAAGGTTTTAATCACTGTTAATGTTCGAGATAATAATGGTATTCTTGTTAATAGTGGTTTTGTTGAGGTATATGTTAATGGTGTATATTTAGGTACTTTTGATGTTGTAGGTGGTAAAGCTTATGTTAATTGGACTGTAAGTGGTAATCCTGGTAAAGTAAGTGTAATAGCTAATTATACTGATGATTATACTTATGTTGATAATCAGAAAAATACTAGCTTTGAAATCAATAAAATAAAAACAAGCACAAGTATGAGCAACTCTAAAGGAACTTATGGTAAAAATACTGTTTTAAAGGCTACTTTAAAAGATGCAAATGGTAAAGCTATCGTTGGTAGATATGTTAAATTCTATGTAAACAATAAATATGTTGGTCAAGCAAAAACTAACTCTCAAGGTTTAGCTGCATTAAACTATAAAGTTAAAAACACTGGTTCTTTAACTATTAAAGCAATTTCAGTTAGTGACAGTACTTATCAAAGCTCTACTCATTCAAGTAAATTATCTGTTCCAAAACTAAGCAAAGTTAAAATCAAGAATTCATATGCGGTTAAAGGCAAGAAAATTACCTTTAAAACTCTGTTAGCTAATTTGGGGCCTGATAAAAGTAGTTTTGTGATTTCTTATAAGCTACCTAAAGGTGTTAAACTTCTTAAAAGGTCTCTTTCTAGTGGTCTTGTTAAGTATAATAAGAGAACTGGTATTTTGTCTTGGACTGTTAAGAATTTAAAGCTTAGTAAATCTAAATCAGCACTTTTAACTGTTTCTTTATCTGCTAAAAAAGGCAAGTACTATATTAAGAATTCTGTTAAAAAATCAGCTGGTTCAGTTGTTTATGGAAACAATGCCTTAAAAAACATAAAGGTAAAATAA
- a CDS encoding right-handed parallel beta-helix repeat-containing protein, with amino-acid sequence MGKLKITMVFIVLLIFLALGTANAADTNSFDNNAVNDNSINGNFIDSNLVDANIVNDNNADDSFDVNGVNDNNLNGNGNSNKENTSNNDYNNFKDSNSGLGSIIDQPFSTESSLNVQNMIIASTPVTYIINNSNYNDFFYNNGSIRSGINAGDTLYIQGTLTNKNFIISIPLNIITTKGDGKLVKCTITIINTGSGSNITNLTFNNSNNNGHGVHLTGTQYNKIENCSFTLNGLNAYSIPVVRSNYNRIIGNTIKQTPNNAGQGQTHSLIVLGDSHYNVIENNTLESDGSNCIYLCTAAFADFSGSKSSTNNNISGNIIYGVSGDWCWAIAISNGDYNNIKNNKVRGAQRGISVSGNYINITDNDLQSKGTSDKPGIGISASGNYINIINNYINQSTTNEVGIEFSGTNSSIRNNTIFTINGYAMQVSVSENITLQNNSIATKAGKGISIFGTNNLILIENNYINSTNGVCIMLDKASNSKFPKNVIIKNNKLNTTGEFAVDAKNADDSPGSILFDGQGNIIYGGGKYRDPNGVVSIPNSTPIFDGESHYVNESNYDDYFTSDGTLTSNVSDRDILIISGNFYNKNIIINRVVKIEGNGAYFYNTTFKIIIDGARIDSINIINSNNMGIIIVEANNVEINYCNITLNHTKTAYGIWISKSDNAKIKYNRITVKGDFLTFGIFLDGANNCTIQDNIINVTGTKDLYNHHVGNCTECDNGTCVGGTCTGGTCVGGTCVDGTCTGGTCVGGTDDDGTHIIPEIYRTYGIILIGSDNNKIINNRIYATSALENAIDPINDGQNSIVGIDIYYDSHNNEVIGNIIEIIAKDPFLYGMGVLGSPTGTNSTTAKNNIFKNNRVTLVGPYFVSGFISGQNSYDTIVSDNTFECWGGNYSYGITLEKSQLNTIANNTIRTSAIVNYAIEAFESNYNIISNNNIESQGSYSYGIALYSSSGNSISYNTINVNGNRLTTPLEGTHHDVIPYGNAGILLIANSNGNNITNNSIISSGEYAINCTNTSGNKIVYNFLNTTDMDGKKGKDSVSSIAGMNVIERNYYHSFEATLPPVSTEVNGTANSTFHVNSQTGDVNGAKVKFYVFYEGTWTLFNESYITDGVAGFNWNKIFNGLNYGVYQIKAVIIKDGFEDYTIYSNLTVNKAPIEVIILNSTGIKGGSVKLSAKVTDKRNNSVSNVKVDFYVNGFYVGSNRTNSEGIAVYNYIERKGLNVGSYNLKADALVSYNHLNGSNEGIVKIKDKSILTFYSIPSEIGKISIIQAVLKNSAGKALSGKTLYLIIGNKVYLANTTSNGIATFGFSGLNIGKTKFVILFVDDDTQGSCNVTGYYTVKNHADLIITHVKKSGNYKYKITVKNQGESTSKASKLKIWFGKKYKIVKIGSIDPNKSKTINVNFFKYSTHKKYTKYVEINYNKAINETNYKNNKISFKTSNYQRFKADLTIKSIKRSGNKYIITIKNQGTAESGKFRIKIGYGKKGKIFTVKSIPKGKQLTQKFTFFKYSTHKKYTKYVNVNYNKAVVESNYKNNLKKFKV; translated from the coding sequence ATGGGAAAATTAAAAATAACTATGGTATTTATTGTTCTTTTAATTTTTTTAGCATTAGGAACAGCAAATGCTGCTGATACTAATAGTTTTGATAATAATGCTGTTAATGATAATAGTATTAATGGCAATTTTATTGATTCTAATTTGGTTGATGCTAATATTGTTAATGATAACAATGCTGATGATAGTTTTGATGTTAATGGTGTTAATGATAATAATTTAAATGGTAATGGTAATTCAAATAAAGAAAATACATCTAATAATGATTATAATAATTTTAAAGATTCTAATTCTGGATTAGGCTCTATTATAGATCAGCCTTTTTCAACTGAATCTTCTTTAAATGTTCAAAATATGATTATTGCTAGTACTCCTGTTACTTATATTATAAATAATTCCAATTATAATGACTTTTTTTATAATAATGGATCAATTAGATCAGGAATTAATGCTGGAGATACTTTATATATTCAAGGAACATTAACAAATAAAAACTTTATAATATCCATACCATTAAATATTATTACAACAAAGGGTGATGGTAAATTGGTTAAATGTACTATTACTATTATTAATACTGGTTCTGGTTCAAATATAACAAATTTAACTTTTAATAATAGTAATAATAATGGGCATGGAGTTCATTTAACTGGAACTCAGTACAATAAAATCGAAAATTGTAGCTTCACTCTAAACGGTCTTAATGCTTATTCTATTCCTGTTGTTAGATCAAATTATAATAGAATTATAGGAAACACAATAAAACAAACTCCTAACAATGCAGGTCAAGGCCAAACACACTCATTAATTGTTTTAGGAGATTCTCATTATAATGTAATAGAAAATAACACACTTGAATCCGATGGTTCAAACTGTATTTATCTATGTACAGCAGCTTTTGCTGATTTTTCAGGTAGTAAATCTTCTACCAATAATAATATATCTGGAAATATAATATATGGGGTTTCTGGAGATTGGTGCTGGGCAATAGCTATAAGTAATGGTGATTATAACAATATAAAAAATAATAAAGTTAGAGGTGCTCAAAGAGGTATTTCAGTTTCAGGAAACTATATTAATATAACTGACAATGATTTACAGTCTAAAGGTACTTCTGATAAACCAGGTATAGGAATTTCCGCAAGTGGAAATTATATTAATATAATTAATAATTATATTAACCAGTCTACAACTAATGAAGTAGGGATTGAGTTTTCAGGTACTAATTCTTCAATAAGAAATAATACAATTTTCACTATTAATGGATATGCTATGCAAGTTAGTGTTAGTGAAAATATAACACTTCAAAATAATTCTATTGCAACTAAAGCTGGAAAAGGAATTTCTATTTTTGGAACTAACAATTTGATCTTAATTGAAAATAATTATATAAATTCTACTAATGGTGTTTGTATAATGTTAGATAAAGCATCTAATAGTAAATTCCCTAAAAATGTTATTATAAAAAATAATAAACTAAATACTACTGGAGAATTTGCAGTTGATGCGAAAAATGCTGATGATAGTCCTGGATCTATACTTTTTGACGGTCAGGGTAATATTATTTATGGAGGTGGAAAATATAGGGATCCTAATGGTGTAGTGTCAATTCCAAATTCAACTCCAATATTTGATGGTGAATCTCATTATGTAAATGAAAGTAATTATGATGATTATTTTACAAGTGATGGAACTTTAACAAGTAATGTAAGTGATAGAGACATTTTAATTATCTCAGGAAACTTTTATAATAAGAACATAATTATAAATCGTGTAGTTAAAATTGAAGGAAATGGAGCTTACTTTTACAATACTACATTTAAAATTATTATTGATGGGGCTAGAATTGATTCTATAAATATAATCAATTCTAATAATATGGGGATAATTATAGTAGAAGCAAATAATGTTGAAATTAATTATTGTAATATAACTTTGAATCATACAAAAACAGCTTATGGAATTTGGATTTCTAAATCAGATAATGCTAAAATTAAATATAATAGGATCACTGTGAAAGGTGACTTCTTAACATTTGGAATTTTCCTTGATGGAGCTAATAATTGCACAATCCAAGATAATATTATAAATGTTACTGGAACTAAAGACTTATACAATCATCACGTTGGAAATTGTACTGAATGTGATAATGGCACTTGTGTTGGAGGTACTTGTACTGGTGGTACTTGTGTTGGAGGCACCTGTGTTGATGGTACTTGTACTGGTGGTACTTGTGTTGGAGGTACTGATGATGATGGTACTCATATAATTCCAGAAATTTATAGAACTTATGGTATTATATTAATCGGTTCTGATAATAATAAAATAATTAATAATCGTATATATGCGACTTCTGCTTTAGAAAATGCTATTGATCCTATTAATGATGGTCAAAATTCAATTGTAGGTATAGATATCTATTATGATAGTCATAATAATGAAGTAATAGGTAATATAATAGAGATAATAGCTAAAGATCCGTTTTTATATGGAATGGGTGTATTAGGATCTCCAACAGGAACAAATTCAACTACAGCTAAAAACAATATTTTTAAAAATAATAGGGTCACTCTTGTTGGACCTTATTTTGTGTCTGGTTTTATCTCTGGTCAAAATAGTTATGATACTATCGTATCTGATAATACTTTTGAATGTTGGGGAGGCAACTATAGCTATGGTATAACACTTGAAAAATCTCAATTAAATACAATTGCTAATAACACAATTAGAACTTCAGCAATAGTAAACTATGCAATAGAAGCTTTTGAATCCAACTATAATATAATTTCAAATAATAATATCGAGTCTCAGGGTAGTTATAGTTATGGAATTGCTCTTTATTCCTCCTCTGGAAACTCTATTTCTTATAATACAATCAATGTTAATGGTAATAGATTAACTACACCACTTGAAGGAACACACCATGATGTTATTCCTTATGGTAATGCTGGTATTTTACTTATTGCTAATTCAAATGGTAACAATATCACTAATAATTCAATAATCTCTTCAGGAGAATATGCTATTAATTGTACTAATACATCAGGTAATAAAATTGTATATAATTTTTTAAATACTACTGATATGGATGGGAAAAAAGGAAAAGATTCTGTAAGTTCAATTGCAGGGATGAATGTTATTGAAAGAAATTATTATCACTCTTTTGAAGCAACATTACCACCAGTTTCAACTGAAGTTAATGGTACTGCTAATTCAACATTCCATGTTAATAGCCAAACAGGAGATGTCAATGGTGCTAAAGTCAAATTTTATGTCTTTTATGAGGGAACATGGACATTATTTAATGAAAGCTATATTACTGATGGGGTTGCAGGATTTAATTGGAATAAAATATTTAATGGATTAAATTATGGAGTATATCAGATTAAAGCAGTAATTATTAAAGATGGTTTTGAAGATTACACTATATATTCTAATTTAACTGTTAATAAAGCTCCTATTGAAGTTATAATACTCAATTCTACTGGAATAAAAGGTGGCTCTGTTAAACTGTCTGCTAAAGTAACAGATAAAAGAAATAATTCTGTTTCTAATGTTAAAGTTGATTTTTATGTGAATGGGTTTTATGTTGGCTCAAACAGAACAAATTCTGAGGGTATAGCTGTTTATAATTATATTGAAAGAAAAGGCTTAAATGTTGGATCTTATAACTTGAAAGCAGATGCTTTGGTCTCTTATAATCATTTAAATGGGTCTAATGAAGGAATAGTTAAAATTAAAGATAAATCTATCCTTACATTTTATTCAATTCCTTCAGAAATAGGAAAAATTAGTATTATTCAAGCTGTATTAAAAAATAGTGCAGGTAAAGCCTTGTCTGGTAAAACTTTATATTTAATAATTGGAAATAAGGTTTATTTGGCTAATACTACTTCTAATGGAATAGCTACTTTTGGATTCTCAGGACTAAATATAGGTAAGACTAAGTTTGTAATTTTATTTGTTGATGATGATACACAAGGATCTTGCAATGTTACAGGATATTATACTGTAAAAAATCATGCTGATTTGATTATAACTCATGTTAAAAAATCAGGAAATTATAAATACAAAATTACTGTAAAAAATCAAGGTGAATCAACTTCTAAAGCTTCTAAACTTAAGATTTGGTTTGGTAAAAAGTATAAAATAGTTAAAATAGGTTCAATTGATCCAAATAAATCTAAAACAATTAATGTAAATTTCTTTAAATATTCTACTCATAAAAAATATACAAAATATGTTGAAATAAATTACAATAAAGCTATAAATGAAACAAACTATAAAAATAATAAAATTTCCTTTAAAACTTCTAATTATCAAAGATTCAAAGCAGACCTAACTATTAAATCTATCAAAAGATCTGGAAATAAATATATTATAACTATTAAAAATCAAGGGACAGCTGAATCTGGGAAATTTAGAATTAAAATAGGTTATGGTAAAAAAGGAAAGATTTTTACAGTAAAGTCAATACCTAAAGGTAAACAACTGACTCAAAAATTTACCTTCTTTAAGTATTCAACTCATAAAAAGTATACTAAATATGTTAATGTAAATTATAATAAGGCAGTTGTTGAATCTAACTATAAAAATAATTTAAAAAAATTTAAAGTTTAG